The following are encoded in a window of Thermoanaerobacter ethanolicus JW 200 genomic DNA:
- a CDS encoding TIGR02678 family protein — protein sequence MEELQMLLENFWILRDDRENFNKIRDAENKIKPFVEEKLGYRLIINPYIIKLEKVPSDVEEWMGIDAFQMPMDYAFLCLLLAFLEDKGPEDQFVLSNITEYIEAQYDGPDKVDWTLFQHRKSLVRVLNFAVDIGIIKIDDGDHERFSESEDTEVLYENTGISRYFLRSFNREITEDMKIEDFLQEDLNLSNSKDAVIQRRHRAYRKLILSPSVYSEGPDDQDFMYIKNYRNTIAKDLEEYLDAKLHLHKTSAFVLFNDNKYLRSYFPDKNKNISDIMLQASKIIRQMIEDGKLAYNPDDTIDITEAEFINIILKVKERFSDGWYKSYREMSEKQLIEEVIENMESFKMIKRVEELHSIKILPMAAKLIGEYPPDFEKGEGADE from the coding sequence ATGGAAGAACTTCAGATGCTTCTTGAAAATTTTTGGATATTGAGAGATGACAGGGAAAATTTTAACAAAATACGGGATGCGGAGAATAAAATAAAACCTTTTGTTGAAGAAAAATTAGGATATAGATTGATTATAAACCCATATATTATTAAGTTAGAAAAAGTGCCGTCAGATGTTGAAGAGTGGATGGGGATAGATGCATTTCAAATGCCTATGGATTATGCATTTTTGTGTTTGCTCTTAGCTTTTTTGGAGGATAAAGGACCAGAAGACCAGTTTGTGTTGTCTAATATAACGGAATACATAGAGGCGCAGTATGATGGACCTGATAAAGTAGATTGGACGCTTTTTCAGCACAGAAAGTCACTTGTGCGGGTGCTCAATTTTGCTGTAGATATTGGCATAATTAAAATAGATGATGGTGACCATGAGAGGTTTTCAGAAAGTGAAGATACTGAGGTTCTTTACGAAAACACAGGTATTTCAAGGTATTTTTTGAGGTCTTTTAACAGAGAAATTACAGAAGACATGAAGATCGAGGATTTTTTGCAGGAGGACTTAAATCTTTCAAACTCCAAAGATGCGGTTATACAGAGAAGGCACAGGGCGTACCGAAAACTTATTCTTTCACCTTCTGTGTATAGTGAAGGACCTGATGACCAAGACTTCATGTATATAAAAAATTACAGAAATACTATAGCGAAAGATTTAGAGGAGTATCTTGATGCAAAACTTCACCTCCACAAAACTTCTGCTTTTGTCCTCTTTAATGACAACAAATATTTAAGGTCTTATTTTCCCGACAAAAACAAAAACATATCTGATATAATGCTGCAGGCAAGTAAAATTATAAGACAAATGATTGAAGATGGAAAACTCGCCTATAATCCTGACGATACTATAGATATAACTGAAGCAGAATTTATAAATATTATTTTGAAAGTAAAGGAAAGATTTAGTGATGGTTGGTATAAGTCTTACAGGGAGATGAGTGAAAAGCAGCTTATAGAAGAGGTCATTGAAAACATGGAAAGCTTTAAGATGATAAAAAGAGTTGAGGAATTGCATTCTATTAAAATACTGCCTATGGCGGCAAAGCTAATTGGGGAATATCCTCCAGATTTTGAAAAAGGAGAAGGTGCAGATGAGTGA
- the yfcE gene encoding phosphodiesterase produces MKIGVISDTHGDYKSWEKAWDFLKDSDIILHAGDVLYHGPRNQIPEGYDPKKLADAVNASPVPILIAEGNCDAYVDQMMLDVPIQTPYVFAFIEGKRFMIQHGHNISDEDIHKLVKKYKLDYFIIGHTHIPLIKKIENCVVINPGSTSLSKREDKINSVGFIEVESGSVHIIDLESRKDILFLE; encoded by the coding sequence ATGAAAATTGGTGTTATAAGTGATACTCATGGAGATTATAAATCATGGGAAAAGGCGTGGGATTTTTTAAAGGATTCGGATATTATTTTACATGCAGGGGATGTTTTATATCATGGACCCCGTAATCAAATTCCTGAAGGATATGACCCGAAAAAACTTGCTGATGCTGTAAATGCCTCTCCCGTTCCAATTTTGATTGCAGAAGGGAATTGTGATGCTTATGTTGACCAAATGATGCTTGATGTACCTATACAAACACCGTATGTCTTTGCTTTCATTGAGGGGAAAAGATTTATGATTCAACATGGCCATAATATTTCTGATGAAGATATACATAAGTTGGTTAAGAAGTATAAATTAGATTATTTTATAATTGGGCACACGCATATTCCTTTAATAAAAAAGATTGAAAATTGTGTGGTGATTAATCCTGGTTCTACATCTCTCAGCAAACGGGAAGATAAGATTAATTCGGTAGGATTTATTGAAGTTGAAAGTGGAAGTGTTCATATAATTGATTTGGAAAGCAGAAAAGATATTTTGTTTTTGGAATGA
- a CDS encoding RtcB family protein, translated as MTPYGVEVIQGYTVLKDGINRWRIPKFGKMKVDAVIYVNDALKEFLHEDQSLRQLVNAASLPGVEEPVIGMPDIHEGFGLPIGGVMAIEEKGVISAGAVGYDINCGVRLLRTNLEATYFNKELLSKLIERIEYYVPTGIGKKGKHKGITRVIFDDVVHSGVEAVIKAGFGKKSDLEYIEEGGKLEGADLSAVSKEAQERGEEQLGTLGGGNHFIEIQRVDSILDEKLARQFGLFKGQIVIMIHTGSRGFGHQIATDYTKILWVAAKKYGIEVPEKGLAAAPIDSKEGKAYYKAMAAAVNFAFSNRQIIMFDVIRAFEDVLKKSEESMGFQLVYDVAHNIAKWEVHGGKKLLVHRKGATRALPSGHPQNPSFYKESGHPALIPGSMGTGSYVVVGTEKAAETFYSVNHGAGRRLSRNKAKKISKEEFEKAMGDVIYNVRSYKDIADESPLAYKDVEEVVSVLEKREITIPAARFVPLAVVKGAD; from the coding sequence GTGACTCCCTATGGGGTAGAAGTTATACAGGGGTATACAGTTCTAAAAGATGGGATTAATCGATGGCGAATTCCTAAGTTTGGGAAAATGAAAGTGGATGCTGTTATTTATGTGAATGATGCGTTAAAAGAATTTTTGCATGAAGACCAGTCTTTAAGGCAGCTTGTCAATGCTGCTAGTCTTCCCGGAGTTGAGGAACCTGTTATAGGTATGCCAGATATTCACGAGGGCTTTGGGCTTCCCATAGGAGGAGTTATGGCAATAGAGGAAAAAGGGGTCATTTCAGCTGGAGCGGTAGGGTATGATATTAATTGTGGTGTAAGGCTTTTAAGAACTAACCTTGAAGCAACGTATTTTAATAAAGAGCTTTTAAGTAAACTTATAGAACGGATTGAGTATTATGTTCCAACAGGCATAGGGAAAAAGGGAAAACACAAGGGTATTACACGGGTAATTTTTGATGATGTAGTGCACAGTGGGGTAGAAGCCGTGATTAAAGCGGGTTTTGGCAAAAAATCTGATTTGGAGTATATTGAAGAGGGAGGAAAGCTTGAAGGAGCTGATCTTTCTGCGGTATCAAAGGAAGCACAGGAAAGAGGCGAAGAACAACTTGGCACTTTAGGAGGAGGCAATCATTTCATAGAGATTCAGCGAGTTGATTCTATTTTGGATGAAAAATTGGCAAGACAATTTGGGCTTTTTAAAGGGCAAATTGTCATTATGATTCACACGGGAAGCAGAGGGTTTGGGCACCAGATTGCTACAGATTATACAAAGATTTTATGGGTAGCGGCAAAGAAATATGGAATTGAGGTACCTGAAAAAGGGCTTGCAGCGGCTCCTATTGATTCAAAAGAGGGCAAAGCGTATTATAAAGCGATGGCAGCTGCAGTGAACTTTGCTTTTTCAAACAGGCAGATAATCATGTTTGATGTGATAAGGGCTTTTGAGGATGTTTTGAAAAAGTCTGAGGAGTCTATGGGGTTCCAACTTGTGTATGACGTTGCTCACAATATTGCTAAGTGGGAAGTACATGGCGGTAAGAAACTTCTTGTTCACAGAAAAGGAGCCACAAGGGCTTTACCATCAGGGCATCCTCAAAATCCTTCTTTTTACAAAGAATCAGGACATCCTGCTCTTATTCCCGGCAGTATGGGTACAGGTTCTTATGTGGTGGTTGGCACAGAAAAAGCGGCAGAGACCTTTTATTCTGTGAATCACGGAGCAGGACGAAGGCTTTCACGAAATAAGGCTAAAAAAATCAGTAAAGAGGAATTTGAAAAGGCTATGGGGGATGTAATATACAATGTTCGGTCTTATAAAGATATCGCTGATGAGTCGCCACTTGCTTACAAAGACGTAGAAGAGGTTGTGTCTGTTCTTGAGAAAAGAGAAATTACTATACCTGCTGCTCGATTTGTGCCTCTTGCAGTTGTAAAAGGCGCAGATTAA
- a CDS encoding type II toxin-antitoxin system HicB family antitoxin has protein sequence MKVKFTVVIQKEENWYVAKCIENNVASQGKTIEEALDNLKEALELYYENGELDLEEKPLFITAVEVTI, from the coding sequence ATGAAAGTTAAGTTTACTGTGGTTATTCAAAAAGAAGAAAATTGGTATGTAGCAAAGTGTATTGAAAACAATGTTGCATCTCAGGGGAAAACTATAGAGGAGGCATTAGATAATCTAAAAGAAGCATTAGAGTTGTATTATGAAAATGGAGAGCTTGACCTGGAAGAGAAACCGCTATTTATAACAGCAGTGGAGGTAACAATATAA
- a CDS encoding TIGR02677 family protein, protein MEDKLDLNVIKPIEEVKYLSAENASRYRLIMRYFYEQYQKFKYWLYKEDIYEYVSQFDMFADYTMEKCEQDLKALTEWKNLIATQDTSKASTIDEFKNKKFRYQLSPYSIEIERMSIRLESIVGYGGSLQPALFERIYRNLIKINEMAKKEDLQEINRWWEDLNTDFENIYHNATDYIASLQSSNADELMKSEQFIIYKDKLIEYLRDFIKDLQRFSVAIESFLKKVSPEVVNSIVDKLCQYEMSIPRIDRVLNEEEVKEDLMDKWNNISFWFTGHNFEDSEAVRLLNISNEIIRKITMYAARIAENRMKAASRKNEYIALSKMFAKAGSIKEAHLLSAAVFGCFYTRHIKGDFERKTESVNQSVWEEPPFKVIIKPKTRSYSNSVKTNAIIDKSADKTEMLMDYLNQKNIEDEIIASCIVGNRIRIKDLPVVKPFVRATILKWIGKAIARNGFTGKTEDGRTYRLHMPKNGERAILKCTDGNLDMPDIVIEFVD, encoded by the coding sequence ATGGAAGATAAACTTGATTTGAATGTGATAAAACCGATTGAAGAGGTAAAGTATTTGTCTGCGGAAAATGCTTCGCGATATCGCCTTATCATGAGGTATTTTTATGAGCAGTACCAGAAATTTAAATATTGGCTGTACAAAGAGGATATATATGAATATGTAAGTCAATTTGATATGTTTGCTGACTATACAATGGAAAAATGTGAGCAGGACTTAAAAGCACTTACTGAATGGAAAAACCTTATTGCGACACAAGATACCAGTAAAGCTTCTACGATTGACGAATTTAAAAACAAAAAATTCAGGTATCAGCTGAGTCCATATTCTATTGAGATAGAAAGAATGAGCATAAGGCTGGAAAGCATCGTCGGTTATGGTGGGTCACTACAGCCGGCTTTATTTGAAAGGATTTACCGCAATTTAATAAAGATAAATGAAATGGCGAAAAAAGAGGATTTACAGGAAATAAACAGATGGTGGGAAGACCTCAATACCGACTTTGAAAATATATATCACAATGCGACAGATTACATTGCAAGTCTTCAAAGCTCTAACGCTGATGAACTTATGAAGTCAGAGCAGTTTATAATTTACAAAGACAAACTTATAGAATATTTAAGAGATTTTATAAAAGACCTTCAGAGGTTTTCTGTTGCCATAGAGAGCTTTTTGAAAAAGGTGAGTCCGGAGGTTGTCAATTCCATTGTAGATAAGTTATGCCAATATGAAATGAGTATTCCAAGAATCGACAGAGTTTTAAATGAAGAGGAAGTAAAAGAGGATTTGATGGATAAGTGGAATAACATATCTTTTTGGTTTACAGGTCATAATTTTGAAGACAGCGAGGCAGTAAGGCTTCTTAATATATCAAATGAAATAATCAGAAAAATAACAATGTATGCGGCGAGAATAGCAGAAAACAGGATGAAAGCTGCCAGCAGAAAGAATGAATATATTGCACTTTCTAAAATGTTTGCAAAAGCAGGTAGTATAAAAGAAGCACACCTTTTATCTGCGGCGGTTTTCGGTTGCTTTTACACAAGGCACATAAAAGGTGATTTTGAAAGAAAGACAGAAAGTGTAAACCAGAGCGTATGGGAAGAACCGCCCTTTAAAGTAATTATAAAGCCAAAAACAAGGAGCTACAGTAATTCTGTTAAGACAAATGCGATTATTGATAAAAGTGCTGACAAGACTGAGATGCTGATGGACTATCTCAATCAGAAAAATATAGAAGATGAAATAATAGCAAGTTGCATTGTTGGCAATAGAATAAGGATAAAGGATTTACCTGTTGTAAAACCTTTTGTGAGGGCAACGATACTTAAATGGATAGGAAAAGCGATAGCAAGAAATGGCTTTACAGGAAAAACAGAAGATGGAAGAACATACAGGCTTCATATGCCAAAGAATGGCGAGAGAGCAATACTAAAATGCACGGATGGTAATCTTGATATGCCTGATATTGTAATTGAGTTTGTGGATTGA
- a CDS encoding phenylpyruvate tautomerase MIF-related protein has translation MPIANLITKEKIASEKKEILKKELADVMYEVAGKSENWLMVRFTEEEDIFFQGQPLEEGGIVEIKLVGKLQRGQKEEISKRICDVLNKVLGYGKDSIYIVIQEIEGQNWGYNGSTF, from the coding sequence ATGCCAATTGCAAATTTAATTACAAAAGAAAAGATTGCATCAGAAAAGAAAGAAATTTTAAAGAAAGAACTTGCCGATGTGATGTATGAAGTTGCAGGAAAAAGTGAAAATTGGCTTATGGTGAGATTTACTGAAGAAGAGGATATATTTTTCCAAGGTCAACCTCTTGAAGAGGGTGGCATTGTTGAGATAAAGCTTGTTGGCAAACTTCAAAGGGGACAAAAGGAAGAAATATCAAAAAGGATTTGTGATGTTTTAAATAAGGTTTTGGGCTATGGAAAAGACAGTATTTATATAGTTATCCAAGAAATAGAGGGACAGAATTGGGGTTATAATGGGAGCACTTTTTAA
- a CDS encoding Nramp family divalent metal transporter — MITKVKNLFKGKHRPKLMALDFIKYIGPGLLVTVGFIDPGNWASNVDAGSSYGYKLLWMVTLSTIMLIILQHNAAHLGIVTGYCMSEAATKFLKPFTSRLVLISAVFAAILTAMAEILGAAIALQMLFRIPIKIGSLITLVFVSWMLYTNSYKKLEKWIIGFVSLIGISFIFELSLVDVKWTEVASSWVKPEFPAGSMPIIMSVLGAVVMPHNLFLHSEIIQSRQWNLEDEKVIVKQLNYEYFDTIFSMIIGWGINSAMIIVAASAFFTNNVTVTELNQAQQMLKPLLGNASAVVFALALLFAGISSSITAGMAGGSIFAGIYGEPYDIHDAHTKVGVGITYIFAVLIIFFVKSPFQGLVYSQMFLSVQLPITIFLLIYLTSSKKIMGKFANTLLYKVLLWTIGIIVTVLNVMLLMSFVG; from the coding sequence ATGATTACAAAAGTCAAAAATTTATTTAAAGGCAAACATCGCCCTAAACTTATGGCTTTAGATTTTATCAAATACATAGGTCCTGGGTTACTGGTTACTGTTGGCTTTATTGACCCGGGAAATTGGGCTTCTAATGTTGATGCAGGGTCGTCTTACGGTTATAAGCTTTTATGGATGGTGACTTTATCTACTATCATGCTCATTATACTTCAACATAATGCTGCACATCTGGGTATAGTTACAGGTTATTGCATGTCTGAAGCTGCAACTAAGTTTTTAAAGCCTTTTACTTCGAGGTTAGTTCTTATTTCAGCTGTCTTTGCGGCGATTTTGACGGCGATGGCAGAAATTTTAGGTGCCGCGATAGCTCTTCAAATGCTTTTTAGGATACCTATAAAGATAGGGAGTTTGATTACTCTTGTTTTTGTTTCATGGATGCTTTATACAAATTCCTATAAAAAGTTGGAAAAATGGATTATAGGTTTTGTATCTCTTATTGGCATTTCTTTTATATTTGAGCTTTCGCTAGTTGATGTGAAATGGACAGAGGTAGCTTCAAGCTGGGTGAAACCAGAATTTCCAGCAGGTTCTATGCCTATAATTATGAGTGTGCTTGGTGCTGTTGTTATGCCCCACAATTTGTTTTTGCACTCGGAGATAATACAAAGCAGGCAGTGGAATTTAGAAGATGAGAAAGTCATAGTGAAACAGCTTAATTATGAGTATTTTGATACTATCTTTTCTATGATAATAGGTTGGGGAATAAACAGTGCTATGATTATTGTTGCAGCATCGGCTTTTTTTACCAATAATGTAACTGTAACGGAGCTTAATCAGGCACAGCAGATGTTAAAACCTCTTTTGGGAAATGCATCAGCAGTGGTTTTTGCTTTGGCTCTTCTTTTTGCAGGAATTTCTTCATCTATAACAGCAGGTATGGCAGGTGGAAGTATTTTTGCGGGGATATATGGAGAACCTTATGATATACACGATGCACATACAAAAGTTGGCGTAGGAATTACATATATTTTTGCAGTGCTAATAATATTCTTTGTAAAAAGCCCCTTTCAAGGACTGGTTTATTCGCAGATGTTTTTAAGTGTACAGCTTCCAATTACAATTTTTTTGCTCATTTATTTGACTTCTTCAAAGAAGATCATGGGTAAGTTTGCAAATACATTGCTTTATAAAGTATTGTTGTGGACTATAGGAATTATAGTGACGGTTTTAAATGTGATGCTTCTTATGAGCTTTGTTGGGTGA
- a CDS encoding putative toxin-antitoxin system toxin component, PIN family encodes MKKIKVVIDTNIFISAFLGSKNAKFLMKEIFNDEYILIMSAEQLLEIKEVLNRPKFKKYVSKSEIDALIELLSLKIVEPVIYQKITDCRDEKDNMILEEAVYGNADYIITGDDDLLVLNPYRWIKIVELRSFLKEMYDL; translated from the coding sequence ATGAAAAAAATTAAAGTAGTTATTGATACAAATATTTTTATTAGTGCTTTTCTAGGAAGTAAAAATGCAAAATTTTTAATGAAAGAAATTTTTAACGACGAATATATACTCATAATGTCAGCTGAACAATTGCTAGAAATAAAAGAAGTATTGAATCGACCTAAGTTTAAAAAGTATGTTTCTAAGTCAGAAATTGATGCACTTATTGAATTGCTTTCTTTGAAAATAGTTGAGCCTGTTATATATCAAAAAATCACAGATTGTAGAGATGAAAAAGACAATATGATTCTTGAAGAAGCTGTATATGGAAATGCGGACTATATAATAACTGGTGATGATGATTTGCTTGTATTAAATCCTTATAGATGGATAAAGATTGTTGAGCTAAGAAGTTTCTTAAAAGAAATGTATGATTTGTAA
- a CDS encoding aldo/keto reductase — MRYINIGNGEIKASAIALGCMRIADKPVKEVAELINTALEEGINFFDHADIYGGGKSEEVFAEAISKKADIREKIIIQTKCGIRHGYYDFSKEHILKSVDGSLKRLKTDYIDVLLLHRPDTLMEPEEVAEAFSILHSSGKVRNFGVSNFNPMQIELLSNYLNQKLIINQLQFSIMHTGMIDSGFNVNMKVDQSIDRDGSVLEYCRLKNITIQAWSPFQYGFFEGTFLGNEKFKELNDKIDEIAAKKGVPSIAIPIAWILRHPAKIQAIVGTTNSARLKDICKASEIELTREEWYELYRAAGNKLP; from the coding sequence ATGAGGTATATCAATATTGGTAATGGGGAGATAAAGGCCTCGGCAATTGCGTTGGGTTGTATGAGGATTGCTGATAAGCCTGTAAAAGAAGTGGCGGAACTTATAAATACGGCTCTGGAGGAAGGCATAAATTTTTTTGACCATGCTGATATATATGGCGGTGGAAAATCTGAAGAGGTATTTGCTGAGGCAATAAGCAAGAAGGCTGATATCAGAGAAAAGATAATTATTCAAACTAAATGTGGCATAAGACATGGATATTATGATTTTTCAAAGGAGCATATTTTGAAATCTGTCGATGGAAGCTTAAAAAGACTCAAAACTGACTACATAGATGTTCTGTTATTACACCGTCCTGATACTTTGATGGAACCAGAAGAGGTTGCAGAGGCTTTTTCAATACTTCACAGCAGTGGCAAGGTTAGAAACTTCGGCGTAAGTAATTTTAATCCGATGCAGATAGAACTGCTTAGTAATTATTTAAACCAAAAGCTTATCATAAACCAATTGCAGTTTAGTATTATGCATACAGGTATGATAGATTCTGGTTTTAATGTGAATATGAAAGTAGATCAGTCTATAGATAGAGATGGCAGTGTTTTGGAGTATTGCAGGTTAAAGAATATTACGATACAAGCATGGTCGCCCTTCCAATATGGATTTTTTGAAGGCACTTTTTTAGGTAACGAAAAATTTAAAGAACTTAATGACAAAATTGACGAAATTGCTGCTAAAAAGGGTGTGCCGAGTATTGCTATACCTATTGCATGGATTTTAAGACATCCAGCAAAGATACAAGCTATTGTTGGTACGACAAATTCTGCTCGATTGAAAGATATATGCAAAGCATCAGAGATTGAACTTACAAGAGAAGAATGGTATGAGTTATATAGAGCTGCAGGGAACAAATTACCATAA
- a CDS encoding LemA family protein encodes MIWIILGIVAVIVLWFIVTYNSFINLKNRVENAWAQIDVQLKRRYDLIPNLVNTVKGYAAHEKEIFENLGELRAKAMGAQSVKEVGDTNNQITQALKTIFAVAENYPELKANENFLKLQEELTNTENKIAFARQFYNDIVMQYNAAQQRIPASIVANMMRLTPKEYYPVDEGERGPINVQF; translated from the coding sequence ATGATATGGATAATTTTAGGTATCGTAGCAGTTATAGTTTTGTGGTTTATTGTGACTTACAATAGTTTTATTAATTTGAAAAACAGAGTAGAAAATGCTTGGGCGCAAATAGATGTACAGTTAAAGAGAAGATATGACCTTATACCTAACCTTGTGAATACAGTAAAAGGATATGCTGCTCATGAAAAAGAGATTTTTGAAAATTTAGGAGAATTAAGGGCTAAGGCAATGGGAGCTCAATCAGTAAAAGAAGTAGGAGATACTAATAATCAGATTACACAAGCTCTTAAGACAATTTTTGCTGTTGCAGAAAATTATCCAGAATTAAAGGCAAATGAGAATTTTTTAAAACTCCAAGAAGAATTAACTAATACAGAAAATAAAATTGCTTTTGCAAGACAGTTTTATAATGATATAGTCATGCAGTACAATGCAGCACAACAGAGAATCCCTGCTTCTATTGTTGCAAATATGATGAGATTAACACCCAAGGAATATTATCCTGTTGATGAAGGTGAAAGAGGACCTATTAATGTTCAGTTTTGA
- the htpX gene encoding zinc metalloprotease HtpX has product MSRKTLYELQAENVRKTYLFIVTFSLILFAIGYFFVWYFNWGLTGIVLLAIFIVLYNWIAYEQSDKIALASVGAIPANPEEYYVLHNIVEEVALAAGIPKPNVYIMEESQPNAFATGKDPKHASVCVTTGLLQMMNREELQGVIAHEISHIRNRDILLMTVVAVVAGLIILLRDVMLRSMWWGMGESRRRDKNDNGAIILLIIGLIFSIIAPLIVLIIRSAISRQREYLADATGAYIVRDPYGLASALEKIGSYTRPMRVTSDATAHLFISNPFGRAEKLFATHPPIEERIKRLKSLTM; this is encoded by the coding sequence ATGTCTAGAAAAACTCTATATGAACTTCAAGCAGAAAATGTAAGGAAAACTTATCTATTTATAGTTACATTTTCTCTTATACTTTTTGCTATAGGTTATTTTTTTGTATGGTATTTCAACTGGGGACTTACAGGAATAGTTCTTTTAGCAATTTTTATTGTGCTGTATAATTGGATAGCGTATGAGCAGTCAGATAAAATAGCTCTCGCGTCGGTGGGAGCCATTCCGGCAAATCCAGAGGAGTATTATGTTCTTCATAATATTGTGGAAGAAGTCGCTCTCGCAGCAGGTATACCAAAGCCCAATGTTTATATAATGGAAGAATCCCAACCTAATGCTTTTGCTACGGGCAAAGACCCAAAGCATGCTTCTGTTTGTGTCACAACCGGTCTACTTCAAATGATGAATAGAGAAGAGCTCCAAGGAGTAATAGCTCATGAAATATCTCACATCAGAAATAGAGATATACTTTTGATGACGGTTGTTGCAGTTGTTGCAGGACTTATAATTTTACTCAGGGATGTAATGCTAAGAAGTATGTGGTGGGGAATGGGAGAAAGCAGAAGAAGAGATAAAAATGACAATGGAGCTATAATTCTCCTCATTATTGGGCTTATTTTTTCTATTATTGCTCCTCTTATTGTATTAATTATAAGGTCTGCAATTTCAAGACAAAGAGAATATTTGGCAGATGCAACTGGTGCATATATTGTAAGAGATCCCTATGGTCTTGCATCAGCTCTTGAAAAAATAGGTAGTTATACTAGACCTATGAGAGTTACCTCTGACGCAACAGCTCATTTGTTTATATCAAATCCTTTTGGAAGAGCGGAAAAGTTATTTGCAACTCATCCACCGATTGAAGAGAGAATTAAGAGGTTGAAGAGCCTTACAATGTAA
- a CDS encoding nucleotidyltransferase family protein, translated as MSITDEEKKKIRENWRLKSKKEKEMLEIRKKDALDKAYKIAKFLKEKYNVSKVVLYGSLARGFDFWEFSDIDIFVDDWDDDKFNYWTMFVEIENIARPYKVSIVTQRDATEALLKEIEKEGREIG; from the coding sequence ATGAGTATCACTGATGAAGAGAAAAAGAAAATACGTGAAAATTGGCGGTTAAAGAGTAAAAAAGAGAAAGAAATGCTAGAAATACGAAAAAAGGATGCATTAGATAAAGCGTATAAGATTGCTAAATTTTTGAAAGAAAAATATAATGTGAGTAAAGTTGTCTTGTATGGATCACTGGCAAGGGGATTTGATTTTTGGGAATTTTCAGATATTGATATTTTTGTAGATGATTGGGATGATGATAAGTTTAACTACTGGACAATGTTTGTTGAGATAGAGAATATTGCAAGGCCTTATAAAGTGAGTATAGTTACACAACGGGATGCTACGGAGGCTTTGTTAAAGGAAATAGAGAAAGAGGGGAGGGAAATAGGGTAG
- a CDS encoding type II toxin-antitoxin system HicA family toxin — MGSKYPVLPPDKILRALKEFGFEKVSQKGSHIKLKNPDGKVVIVPLHYEIAKGTLKSILEQAGISLKEFKKHL; from the coding sequence ATGGGATCGAAATATCCAGTTCTGCCGCCAGACAAAATTTTGAGAGCACTAAAAGAATTTGGATTTGAGAAGGTTTCTCAAAAAGGTAGTCATATAAAGCTTAAGAACCCAGATGGTAAAGTAGTTATTGTACCGTTACATTATGAGATAGCTAAAGGAACGTTAAAGAGTATTCTCGAACAGGCAGGAATATCATTGAAGGAATTTAAAAAACATTTATAA